The DNA segment TGCTCTAGGCTGTTGAAGGGCGTACGACAAGCGCGCATGAAGCTACAACTCTAGCATGGCTAGCCGATGATCTCGTTGACGTTAACTGGTTCAACAAAAAACCTTCTAATTCCTCTCCGTATATGGATAGAGGATTTAGAAGGTTTACGGTTTCTTGACGTGCTTTGGCAAACCGTCAGATTTTTAGTTCCCCAAGCTTGATTAGCTCGACAACCGCTTGCGCACGACCTTTTACGTTCAATTTCTGCATGACATTAGAAATATGATTCCGTACGGTCTTTTCGCTGATGAATAGTTGCCCCGCAATGTCGCGCGTCGTTTTATCCTGCACGAGGAGTTCAAAAACTTCCCGCTCACGATGAGTCAACAGAAATTTGCTGTTACGATCGCTGCTTTTCAAAATGCGTCACCCCTCCTTGCTCGGGTTTTGTGGTATAACAAGGTTAAGGGATACAGTCAACACATATTATGAAAAAAAACGGGTAAGGGTGCGATACAAAGCAAAAATGGGCTGCTGTGCAGCCCATTCCTCATTTAAATGACATCGCGGCATATACGGCCTTTTTCCAGCCGTTATACAGGAGTTCTCGATCAGGCTCAGCCATCGTCGGCATAAATCTGCGCTCTACAGTCCAGATCCGGCGAATTTCATCCAGATCCCCCCAATATCCAACGGCCAATCCTGCCAGGTAAGCCGCTCCCAGTGCGGTCGTCTCTCGAACAGCAGGTCGTTCCACAGGAACATTAAGAATATCGCTCTGAAATGCCATCAGGAACGTATTCGACACTGCTCCGCCGTCTACCCGCATCGTATTCACCTCGTAGCCGCAATCCTTCTCCATCGCCACAAGAATATCCTTTGTCTGATACGCCAAGGATTCGAGTGTAGCTCTGATAAAATGCTCTTTGCTCGTCCCCCGCGTCAGGCCGAATATGGCGCCGCGAACCTCACTGTCCCAGTACGGACTGCCAAGGCCGACAAAGGCCGGAACGACGTACACCCCTGCCGTAGAATCGACACGTTCGGCGTATCTCTCGCTATCCTTCGCCTCCCGGAACATTCTTAAACCATCTCTTAACCATTGTATGGCCGAACCCGACACAAAGATACTTCCTTCAAGGGCATATTCAATTTTGCCGTGAAGCCCCCATGCAATAGATGTAATTAGCCCATGCTCTGACGAAACCGGCTTTGCTCCCGTATTCATCAGCATGAAACAGCCTGTGCCATATGTTGTTTTCACCATACCCTGCTCAAAGCAGTTCTGTCCAAAAAGAGCGGCCTGCTGATCTCCCGCGGCTCCGGCAATGGGTACCTCATGGCCGAAGAAATGATAGGATGCGGTATACCCGTAAACTTCCGAGGATGCGCGAACTTCGGGAAGTATGGCTTTCGGCACATCAAGCAAATCCAGCAGTTCATCATCCCAACAGAGCTGATGAATGTTGTACATCAGGGTTCGCGATGCATTCGAGTAATCCGTGACGTGCACCTTCCCTCCGGTCAGCTTCCAAATCAGCCATGAATCGATCGTGCCGAAGAGCAGTTCTCCCTTCTCTGCACGATCCCTGGCTCCCTCTACGTGATCTAGAATCCACTTTACTTTCGTGCCCGAAAAATAGGGGTCGATTAATAGCCCCGTCTTCTGCTGAAATATAGAGTCATACCCAGCGGCCTTCAGCTCTTCACATATGTCCGCCGTCTGGCGGGACTGCCATACGACGGCATTGTAAATATGATTTCCACTCTCTTTTTCCCAAATCAAGGCCGTTTCTCTTTGATTCGTAATACCGATCCCGGCTACTTGCCCCGGCTTAACCCCTGATTCTGACAAACAAGAAGCGATTACCGCGAGAACAGAACCCCAAATCTCATTAGGATTGTGCTCGACCCATCCGGGTCTTGGAAAATATTGCGGAAATTCACGCTG comes from the Paenibacillus lentus genome and includes:
- the glpK gene encoding glycerol kinase GlpK; this encodes MNEYILALDQGTTSTRAILFNKQGEIVHSAQREFPQYFPRPGWVEHNPNEIWGSVLAVIASCLSESGVKPGQVAGIGITNQRETALIWEKESGNHIYNAVVWQSRQTADICEELKAAGYDSIFQQKTGLLIDPYFSGTKVKWILDHVEGARDRAEKGELLFGTIDSWLIWKLTGGKVHVTDYSNASRTLMYNIHQLCWDDELLDLLDVPKAILPEVRASSEVYGYTASYHFFGHEVPIAGAAGDQQAALFGQNCFEQGMVKTTYGTGCFMLMNTGAKPVSSEHGLITSIAWGLHGKIEYALEGSIFVSGSAIQWLRDGLRMFREAKDSERYAERVDSTAGVYVVPAFVGLGSPYWDSEVRGAIFGLTRGTSKEHFIRATLESLAYQTKDILVAMEKDCGYEVNTMRVDGGAVSNTFLMAFQSDILNVPVERPAVRETTALGAAYLAGLAVGYWGDLDEIRRIWTVERRFMPTMAEPDRELLYNGWKKAVYAAMSFK
- a CDS encoding helix-turn-helix domain-containing protein; the protein is MKSSDRNSKFLLTHREREVFELLVQDKTTRDIAGQLFISEKTVRNHISNVMQKLNVKGRAQAVVELIKLGELKI